In the Panthera leo isolate Ple1 chromosome D3, P.leo_Ple1_pat1.1, whole genome shotgun sequence genome, aaactaaagatagaactactctacaacccagcaattgcactactaggcatttatccaagggatacaggtgtgctgtttggaagggacatatgcacccccatgtttatagcagcactatcaacaatagccaaagtatggaaagagcccaaatgtccatcgatggatgaatggataagatgtggtagatatatgcaatggagtattactcggcaatcaaaaagaatgaaatcttgctatttgcaactacgtgaatggaacgggaaagtattatgctaagtgaaattagtcagagaaagacaaataccatatgacttcattcatttgaggactttaagagacaaaacagatgaacataagggaagggaaacaaaaataatataaaaacagggagggggacaaaacataagagactcttaaatatggagaacagagggttactggagggagtgttgggggggggggggaatgggctaaataggtaaggggcattaagaaatctactcctgaaatcattgttgcactatatgctaactaatttggatgtaaatttaaaacaacaaaacaaaaaataaattgttcatgtcactgcaaaaaacaaaaacaaaaaaccatttcaGGTTTAAGCAGATCATAAGTCCTATGAGCAGCATTTCTCTTTAACCCAAATCATCATCTGTTCATATTGTGATCATAGTTAAACAGATTTATGGTGGTGTAGTATAGCAGTTGTGTGCACATGCAAAATTCTTACCCGTTGGGTGAAATCAACAGATTACACACATAATGTACAAATCAGGAAGTGGCACCATTGCAATACGGAGCTGACAAAATAACTGAATAGGAATTAGTtgcctttgggggcgcctgggtggctgtcagttaagtgtccgactgtttcggcccaggtcatgatcttccggttcctgagtttgagccccacatcagactctgcgctgacagcacagagcctgcttgggattctctccgtcactcccccactcatgcactctttctcaaaataaacattaaaaaaaaaaaaaaaaaggaatcagttGCCTTTGTAGAGGTTGGGGGTAGGCAAACAAgggatttccttttctcataaACAACtgtcttttgactttttgattctttaaattatatacccattaacaatttaaaaatgaggagcCCAGAAAGACCGAGGCACGGGTGAAACTTAAATATAACACCGGTATCACAGCAGGTTACATGGAGGGCTCATTTAATAAATGGAGCTTAAAAATTGGATatgaatatggaaaaaaaatttttaactttgagagataatcccaagcaggctctatgctcagcacagagcctgatgcggggatcaatcccacaaccttggtaTCACaaccgagccaaaatcaagagtcgggacgctcaaatcaaccgagccacctaggcacccttattttttatttatttttctaaatttacatccaaattagttagcatatagtgcaacaatgatttcagtagattccttaatgccccttacccatttagcctatcacCCTCCCATACCTCCTCCAGTGACCCTGTTTGTTCTtcgtatttaggagtctcttctgttttgtccccgtttttatttttgtttcccttcccttatgttcatgttttgtcttttaaagtcctcatatgagtgaagtcataggatttttgtctttcactaatttcacttagcctaattccctccagttccatccacgtagttgcaaatggcaagatttcattctttttgattgtcaagtaatactccattgtgtacatgtatatgtatgtatatatgtgtgtgtgtacacatatatgtgtgtgtgtatacacacacacacacacaccacatctttatccactcatccaacgatggacatttgggctctttccatactttgactattgttggtagtgctgctataaacattggggtgcatgtgccccttcgaaacagtacacctgtctcccttggataaatgcctagtagtgcaattgctgggttgtagggtagctctatttttagttttttgaggaacctccacactgttttccagagtggctgcaccagcttgcattcctaccttcttaaaatgtttattatttatttagaaagagcacaggggaggggcagagagcaaggagagagaatcccaagcagtctccttactgccagcacagagcctggttacagggctcaaactcaccctgagatcagatcatgacctgagccaaaatcaagatttggacatttaaccgactgagccacccaagaacccattttaatttatttaagtaagctctatacctaATGTGGAgactgaactcacaaccctgagatctcaTGCTTTACCaacttgagccagccaggtgcaacAATGACAGTCAATCttgtgtgtcaacttggctaagctATGGTATCTAGTTTATGGTCAAACCAGTCTAATTGCGGTGGAAGTATTTTTTAGACATGATTAACATCTGAAATACTCTGAAAAAagattactttagaaaaaaaaaaaaagcttactttCCATAACATGGATGGGTCTCATCCAGTTGGAAGGCCTTTAGAGAACCTGAGGTCCACgaagaaggaattctgcttcTAAACACAACTCTTCCCGGAGTCTCCAGCCTTATCCACCTGCCCTTTCAAACTTGCCAGCCCCTACAATCTTTCTATACACATCCTAATTGCTgtatttctctgaagaactctAGTAAGTAGACTAAGCTCTTAGATAACAAAAGTAAATCTTTAAAACTCttagtaaaatatataattatctttGTAGACTGTAAggtaaaaatttcttaaataagaccaaaaataccataaaaactGACCAACTTGGTTATATAAACCACTGCCTATAAAAGATATGTTAAATTAACAATGAAAAGATATTAACAAATGCTAATTCTATTCATTAATATGTTCTTTCTCAATCTTTGTCCCAATCTTTCAGACCTCACTTAccagttttatttccttgagAATTTTAGTTGTCCTGTTCTTTTCTTGCCTACAGTACATCTTTATATAGATCAGTCTTCTTGGCAGACAAGCCAGCGAGGCTCTTCAACATTACCAAATGTGAACTCTACTACATATCCAGTTACCTAGTTTATGAATTCTTCTTTAATCAATCACAAAGCACTCTAGAATCTTGCAAAGAGATCAGTCTTGAATAATCTAGGCCTGCTAATTTGAATAACATTCAAGTAAATTAGCTAAAGCATGCTTACCAATTCCTCTAattaatttcagttcttttaaaagaatcgttcaaactacagaaaaccaCCAAGCAATACGGAACCTTTATTTTTAACGTAATTTCTGTACATCTGGAGTATGACAGTAATCCTTTTACAAATGGAACTGATTACTAGAATAAACAATGACAAAACCAAACTGGTATTTGATGTGAATCCACAGGGAATTTAAGCTTCAAATCCAGCCAAGAAATTTGTCACAATCTCTTTCAGCTTTGCATCTGACTGTTCTGAGATCTTTCCATCAGTCCTATTCGGAAATGAAAAACAGTTCATCAGTTCAGACCTAAACAAAAATTCAATGACTAActacaaaattcaaaagaattttatcaaggctttgtatcttaaaaattataaaaaagaggCTACCGATTGTGTTAATACCTGATGTTGCCCAACAGAGCTTGGTGCTGGCTGATAACATGAGCCAAGAAAGCATGCTCAAACTTTGTGATCTTGCTAGGCTCCAATTTATCAAGATACCCTCTCACACCAGCATAAATAACAGCCACTTGTTCTTCAATAGCCATGGgagctgaaaacaaacaaaacaatgccAAGTGAGttgctcaaataaataaatgccatattAACGAAGTCAGAGAAACTTACCTTTTCTTCCAATTATGAACATGTCTCCTCCATTTCACCTGCTCTCACATTCTCTATGAGAAACCCCACATTAATACTCTTTCCCACTTCTGTCCCCAGGAAAaacttttttccttatatttgcaAGCCTTGAAGTGTTATCTTTGGGCATATTCCATAAGCACGGTTTATCATCTGGCAGTATTTATACTGTTTGAGACATAAATAAGTTGCTGACATTTTATAGCAAGGTAAACACATACTAACATTCTTTTAAATCTGCCCAATTCCATTCTCTCAAAGCCAACacggaaagggacagaggaagggatcTGATAGATTTTAACTCTCAAAAGTagtaagtatattttaataagttttcCTTCAAATAATGACAATACCTGCAATACAAGTGTAACAGGCATCGATCACATTCAAAACACtccatcttggggcacctgggtggctcagtcagttaagcatctgacttcagctcaggtcatgatctcatggtccatgagttcaagccccgcgtcaggctctgtgctgacagctcagagcctggagcctgtttcagattctgtgtctccctctttctctctcctcccccgctcatgctgtctccctcttctcaaaaataaataaacgttaaaaaaaaaaaaattcaaaacactcCATCTTTAATGAAAGGTAACAGTATGTATCGTAGCTTACATAGGGAGCTGTGTGATATTCCCAGGCCCTAACACAAGGTAGGAACTTGATGACATAAAAGAACAACTCACAATACTGTCCTTGCTTCAGCAACTCAGTCAATCGCACGCCACGACTCAAGAGTTGTTGTGTGGCAGCATCAAGGTCAGAACCGAACTGGGCAAAAGCAGCAACCTCACGATACTGAGCCAATTCCAGCTTCATGGTACCTGCCACCTGAAATACAGAAATGGTTAAgtcatgaaatacaaaaatacttaacTTCATTGACAAAGAACAAATACATTgtgattttaaactaaagacacCCCATCTCCTTGACAAAGTGATGCAAATTACCTGCTTCATGGCCCTGGTTTGAGCAGCAGATCCGACACGGGACACAGACAAACCAACGTTAATGGCAGGGCGGATACCTTTGTAGAACAATTCTGTTTCCAAGAAGATCTACATCATACAGAGAATACACATGATAATGAGCTTAAAGAAATCAAGTATTTTCAAAGTTAAGTCAAAACACTGAAacccggggcacccgggtggctcagtcagttgagcgtccgactttggctcaggtcatgatctcatagtccatgagttggagccccgcgtcgggctctatgctgacagctcagagcctggagcttgcttcggattctgtgtctccctctctctctgcccctcccctgctcatgctctgtctctgtctcaaaaataaataaaaacattaaaaaaaaaaattttttttttaaaaaactgaaacccAACATCTCCAAAGAAGAATGTTGTCTTCTTCTCATAGTAAAGAGTCCCTCCAATCTTTCACAGCCCATATCAAACTACATATTCTGTTGGTAAGATTAAAAGATGTGAGACgaaaaaaaacagattatgaatttatattaaaatatatgcagaTAAAGTGATAGGACctctgagatttgcttcaaaactACCTAACACGGAAAATAGTAGTGGctataaatgaagcaaaaatgagGTCCACTATACCACGAATTGAAATGGGTGAGAGAGATGTGGGGTTCATTATACCCTTCTCCttacttttctatatatttgaaattgtccacaataaaaagtaaaaggcaTTTAACAGATCGGTTCATAAACACCAGCCTCAACCAATGCCTTGAAGTCATCCAaagcttttacatttatttaagcaTAAAATACCTGTCCATCAGTGATGGAAATGACATTTGTTGGAATGTAAGCAGACACATCACCAGCTTGTGTTTCTATGACTGGTAAAGCAGTCAAGGAGCCACCGCCAAAAGAATCGTTCATTTTCGCCGCTCTTTCTAGCAGACGGGAGTGTAGGTAGAACACATCACCAGGATAGGCCTCACGACCAGGGGGTCGGCGGAGCAGCAGAGACATCTGACGATAAGCAACAGCCTAGAGTATAGAAAAGGGTTACGAAGTTTAGTTATTAAAAGCTAAATTTGTCACCTTCCATTGTGGTGCAAACACGcagattctaaaaatatatatactctgaCCTGTTTGGATAAGTCGTCATAGATGATCAGAGCATGTTTGCCATTATCCCGAAAATACTCTCCCATAGAACAGCCAGAATAAGGAGCCAGGTACTGAAGCGGAGCAGCATCAGAAGCAGTAGCTGAAACCACGATGGTGTACTTCATGGCATCTGGGAAGAAGataaattttcagttttacaagattaTTAACGTTTTGATTTTAGAGACTACTAAAATAAGAATTCAGTGCTTCACTAAGTCATCTATCAAAGTCGGATTAGCCAGAACTTCTAAATGGCACCTACTTTAAAGAAACTGACAAAAACCTTAAGATGTATCATTGTTTTACactattttcacttgtttttactTATTGAATTACATGAGAAATTTCAATTCATTAGGGAGTAATTAAAACCAGTCTTCATTCAGTAGAAGCTACCCTAAGATTAGCAACAATAGGACTCCCACCAAACAATAACAAGATTGAACAACTTCTTTTCTTATAAGCAAACTCTAcctccaacgtggggctcaaactcacaaccctgagatcaacagtcacatgctctaccaactaactgagccagccagttggaCTGGCCCCAGGACTAAAGTTCTTTAATACCTGCATCTGTAAGTCTCTTCACCAACTGGGCAACAGTGGACCTCTTCTGACCAATAGCAACGTAGATACAGTATAGCTTCTTCTTTTCATCAGTTCCATCGTTGAAACGTTTTTGGTTAATGATTGTGTCAATAGCAATTGaggttttgctttaaaaagggaaagtaaaCATGAATCTTAGTAAATACTTCAAAAGTTTTCTCAACTTAAAAGTACTACTGCTAATGCTCATCACATTCCATGCTCCCTATTATATCCAAAGCATTTACCATTCCAAGCCTGAAAAATAATCTTTCCACAAGCATATTTTAGTTAGAACTTTTAACAAGCTTTACCCAGTCTGACGGTCACCAATAATCAGCTCACGCTGACCACGACCAATTGGCACCAAGCTATCCACAGCCTTAATGCCAGTCTGCATTGGCTCACGCACAGAAATTCGAGGAATGATCCCAGGGGCTTTCAGGCCAACTCGCCTACGGGTCTTGGAACCAATTGGACCCTGGTAAACAATAAAAAGCGTCCCCAGAACAATCAGTTTTGATGTCTGTTAGAGGCTACAATCACATCTAATAAACGTTAAACGTACCTTTCCATCAATGGCATTACCAAGGGCATCTACGACACGGCCCAACAGCTCCTCACCAACTGGAACATCCACAATGGCTCCTGTTCTCTTCACAATATCTCCTTCTTTAATCAGTTTATCATTGCCAAACACGACAACACCAACATTGTCAGGTTCCAAGTTCAGAGACATACCCTACACAAAACACACAATCAAACACCAACAAAACTTTAGTACTTGTTTCCCATACATTAACACTACATATTATGAAAATgcctagtaaaaaaaaaaaaaaaagtcttgtccTTTAGATCTGGTTTACCCAAGTATTTTTCCAACACCCTTCTTTGGTCAAAACTGCGTTATGATAAGCCTAACATGCTCCTTTATCACAtcctcaaagaactaaaagaagcaaaaaaaaaaaaaaaaaaacctcaacaggTTAAGCTTATTTCACTACATTTCTTTTGTCTATGGCTTTTGAACTGGGTGATCAGtatgaaataaaatcatcaaCCCGAAATTTTAAGACACAgttaatttacatctttttatctgTGAGAAGTTCCATACACAATTTAAATTACCTACTGAGAACTCATCAGGTTAGTAGACAGTGAAATTAAAAGCTACtcaaacaagaacaaaatgccATAATGTAACAATG is a window encoding:
- the ATP5F1A gene encoding ATP synthase subunit alpha, mitochondrial, yielding MLSVRVAAAVARALPRRAGLVSKNALGSSFIAARNLHASNTRLQKTGTAEVSSILEERILGADTSVDLEETGRVLSIGDGIARVHGLRNVQAEEMVEFSSGLKGMSLNLEPDNVGVVVFGNDKLIKEGDIVKRTGAIVDVPVGEELLGRVVDALGNAIDGKGPIGSKTRRRVGLKAPGIIPRISVREPMQTGIKAVDSLVPIGRGQRELIIGDRQTGKTSIAIDTIINQKRFNDGTDEKKKLYCIYVAIGQKRSTVAQLVKRLTDADAMKYTIVVSATASDAAPLQYLAPYSGCSMGEYFRDNGKHALIIYDDLSKQAVAYRQMSLLLRRPPGREAYPGDVFYLHSRLLERAAKMNDSFGGGSLTALPVIETQAGDVSAYIPTNVISITDGQIFLETELFYKGIRPAINVGLSVSRVGSAAQTRAMKQVAGTMKLELAQYREVAAFAQFGSDLDAATQQLLSRGVRLTELLKQGQYSPMAIEEQVAVIYAGVRGYLDKLEPSKITKFEHAFLAHVISQHQALLGNIRTDGKISEQSDAKLKEIVTNFLAGFEA